From uncultured Pseudodesulfovibrio sp.:
CGATATCGAGAAAAGCCAGACAGGTTTCCGACTCAAACACTTTGGCACAGGGAATTTCCCCTGCCACAATTTTACAAAAAATACAGTCAGAATCCACGTGAGCCATTCCTTCTTTCCACTCCGTTCGGTCTGAAACCTAAGCCTTTCAACGGCATGGAAACATTCCGTTCCATCGGAGAATTTTTGACAGTTACCCGTTTTTATAACCGGGAAATCCAGTTAAATCAAGTCAGTTGGCGTTTTTTATAGAAAGCCTTGCACAGCAAGGGCTAGCGGCCAGTCTAGAAATGTTCTGGAAAAATAACACGTTGCCCCGCTTAACCTGTTGAAATACCTGTTTGAATTTTAAAAACGTTCAATTTCAGAGAGTTATAGCTTGTGGAGAGGTTTTATTCAACCATTGCAGACAACTAATAATAAAAATGGACTTTATACGTCTTTTTTTGATTTTGCCGGGATTCCCATGACAGTCGAGGCCGAAAGAACGTCCTCAACAACAACAGCCCCGGCACCAACAACGCTGTCCGTTCCAATCGTAAGACATTGAATAATACACGCCCCGAGCCCAACAAAAGCCTTCTTGTTGACGACCACACCTCCAGCCAATTTCGCGCCGGGTGCCACATGGACATGCGAATCAATTAAGCATTCGTGCTCTACAACGCAGCCGGTATTGAGAATAACGTTGTCCCCAATAACTGCGCCTGTATTCAAAATAACACCGGGACAAACAACACAACCACCCCCAAGAATTACGTCAGGAGCTATTATTGCACTGGGATGCACTGCATTCACCAAGTTTTCACCGTCGGCGATCAATCGATCAAAAAGGCGTTGCCGAATATGATTATCTCCCACAGCCACAATCACGCCATCATGATCCACAGAGGACACGCAATCATCGTCACCTAATATAGGCAAATCCAAAGGACCAAGAACTCCAGCCTTGCTCTCCTTGGTCACATATCCTAATGGCTGCACGCCTTCCATGGCTGCCAAAACAGACGCGACCATCCGGGCATGTCCACCGTTACCAATAATCAATATCTTCATGTCGTTGCTCCAATTATGCTCTCTGATCTACCTGCTTTGTCTTTTTCCTGTCAACGAACAGGCAACGGACTGCTTGACGCATCATTCTCGGACGCGATATCTCGGATATCACCAAACATGACATATTATGGACGGGGCAACCATCCTCGCCATCCATACAAGGAGAATATAATGACCAAGATTGGCGTACTCTTTCCGGGACAAGGTTCCCAAGAAAAAGGAATGGGACGGGACGTTGCCGAAAGCGACAACGCGGCTCTGGACCTTTGGAAACTGGCTGAAAATGAATCAGGCCTGCCCCTTCGCGAAATATACTGGGATGGCGAGGCCGCAGACATGGCCGACACACGGGCTTTGCAACCTGCGTTAACCGTGGTCAATCTATCCTTATGGTTAACAGTAAAGAACAAGCTGACTCCCGCAGCAACAGCAGGACACAGTCTGGGCGAATTCGCATCTCTTGGCGCTGCAGGCATCCTGAGCATGCAAGACTGCATCAAGGCTGTCACCCTGCGTGGTCGGCTCATGGCCGAATCCGGTGGCGCAGGCCATGGCATGGCCGCTGTGGTCAAGCTCCAACAGGACATCGTGGAAGAGATTGTCGACAAGGCGGCTAAAACCACAGGTAAAGAATTGCGCATCGCCAATTACAATACTCCGGCTCAGTTCGTCATCAGCGGTGAAAAAGAAGCACTCGATGCTGCCGAGGCACTCGTCAAGGAAGCAAAAGGGCGCGCAATTCGATTGGCCGTATCCGGCGCATTCCACAGCCCGCTTATCCAGGAAGCAGCCGACGAATTCAGTACTTTTCTCGGCACACTCTCCTGGAGCGCTCCAGCTTTTCCGGTACATCACAACGCTACGGCTCTCCCGCAGCCCGACCCTGAACAAATCTTGACCACCATGCAAAGCCAGATGACCTCCAGCGTGCTCTGGATTCAAACCATGCAGGCCATGTGGGTAACGGGCATTCGGGAATTTGTTGAAGTTGGCCCCAAGGGAGTTCTCTTCAAAATGCTCAAGGCGAACCTCGGCTCCATGGAAGAAAAATGGTCTGGCCGGAACATCGGCAATCTGGAACAAGCCGAAGAACTGTAAAAATTACCATGTTCAAAAGCTACGGAATAATAGGCTGGCCGCTGGGGCACACCATGAGCCCAACCCTGCACAATTGGGGGTTTGGCGAACTCGACGTGGAGGCCAGCTATGCGGCATGGCCGGTCTCGCCGGACGACTTGTCTTCATTCATGGGGCAAATTCGCACCCGGCCTATTTCCGGTCTCAGCGTGACCATTCCGCACAAACAAACAGTCATGGACCATCTGGACGCAATCTCCGACCGTGCGGCACAGGTCGGCGCAGTCAATACTCTCTATTGGAACGATGCTACTCTGTGTGGTGAAAACACTGATGTCATCGGTTTTATCGCCCCCCTTCGCTCATTGAAGCAACACCCTGACTCGGCCCTTGTGCTGGGTGCAGGCGGTGCGGCACGGGCCGCCATTGTCGGGCTGAAAGAATTGGGCGTACAACACATCGGCGTAACCAACAGGACATACGACAAAACTAAAAAGCTGGCCGAAGAATTCAAAATCAAATGCATTGAGTGGGATACACGCACCACCACCGCATGGGAATTGGTTTGCAACACGACTCCGCTGGGCATGTCTGGTGATCTCGAAAGGCTTTCACCGTGGCCTGTGGACGCTTTCACCCCGAACATGGTGGCCTATGACATTGTCTACAACCCGCTTGAAACCCGTTTTTTGCGGGAAGCCAACATAGCTGGTTGCAACACTATTTCTGGATTGGAAATGTTTCTACACCAAGGGCTGGCGCAATTTCGACTCTGGACCGGACTGGATATGGACGAAACCGGGGCAAGGGCATTGTTGCTCAATGCCTTGAAGAGTTGACCAGTTTCGCGAAACAACATAATTCTTCTGATCATTTCAAGCAAAGGTGACACAATGAATATCGCACGAAACATCCTTTTATCAGTGGTGACGTCCTGCATGCTCCTTGCAGCGATGGCTATCTTTCCATCCAACGCACAAGCCGGCCCCAACCCTGTCGTGGTCATGGAGACATCCGCAGGACGTATCATCGTGATGCTCTACCCCAAAGATGCACCCAAAACAGTTGCCAACTTTCTCAAATACGTTGATTCAGGATTTTACGATAAAACGGTCTTTCATCGGGTCATTCGCCAACGTAAGCCCCCGGCAGGCTCAGACGACTCTTCCATGAATATTGTTCAGGGCGGAGGGTATACATATCAGCTCAAAAGAAAGACCACACTGCCCCCTATTGCCAACGAAGCCGCCACAGGGTTGTTAAACAAGAAAGGCACGATCGCCATGGCACGATCAGACAAACCGCTTTCTACAACCTCTGAGTTCTTCTTCAACGTGGAAGACAACCCTATTCTCGACTACAAGCAGACCGCTGAACAAATCGGCACAGGCACTTACTCGGGAAGTACCACCATGGGGTACTGTGCCTTCGGTAAAGTCATCAGAGGTATGGATGTCGTCAACAAGATCCTCGAATCACAGACAGCCCGTTCCGGCAGAATGAGTGACGTACCGGTCAAATTGACCGTCATCAATAAGGTATACCAGCCTCAATAGTTGGAAGGAATATCAGATTCAGGGACGGTCCAGAAACGGGCCGTCCTTTTTTTATGCAGACCAAAAATCAATCAAGATCGCGGAATATGCCTTTTGAACGAACAACAACTCGACCTGTATCCATATGAAGAAACATACTTCGAGGTATGGTTCCTCCAAATTCTTCAGCAGCCAGTCGGGCATTATTATAAGTGAGTACCCCTCGCAATGCTTCGGCATTTTCCACACCAATGGGAATATGATATTGACTCCGAATATTGGCTCCGCCGGCTCCCTTGAATACCAGGCGACTCTGCTTGGCACCTGCTTCAACTAAACGGCGAACCATGACAGGAACGCCAGTAGTGACAAACTTGAAAGGATTGCTCCGGTCTCCTTCCGGGGCCTCCCCCGGCGACGGCAACAGACAATGAATCAGGCCGCCGATGTGTGCCTTAGGGTCATAGGCAGAGACCCCAATGCATGATCCCAGAGAATAGGTGACGAGCATGTCCTCAGGGTCAACTGAAAACCGCATGTCTGATATGCCGACAATAATGGTACTCATGATAGTTCTCTCGTACGTATCAATATAGGGCCTGCCTCTCACCGAGTAAAGGAAAGCCTCCTTGCAATAGAGCTGATTTTATCCAATAGTCGTTCCACTATGCACAAAGACTCCATAGCCGTATTGGCAGATATCCATGGCAATAGCCTTGCACTCGAAGCAGTTCTTGCCCATGCCCGGGCACACGGCATAAATCATTTCTGCAATCTCGGAGACACTTTTTATGGCCCATTGGACCCGGCAGGCACATGGGCCATACTTAAAAGTGAGGACATGCCAGCCATCCTCGGCAATCAGGACAGAATCCTCATCGAGGGTGGCCCGGATTGGGAAAAGGTGCCTACTTTTCGACGCACATTGAAAAGTATCGGCAAAAAGGGGCTGGAATGGCTGAAAACACTTCCAGTAACATTCCATCCAGAACCCGACATTCTTCTTTGTCATGGAACGCCCAAAGACGACATGACGTATCTGTTGGAAGACGTGACCACCGGCCTGCCTGCCATGCGAGACCACGCAAAACTTCGTGAACATCTCATGCCCGAAGCGAACGGTTGTTCACTGGTTCTGGCCGGACATTCTCATCACGCGGGGCTGATCATGTGCGACGACATCACCATCGTCAACCCCGGCAGCGTAGGGCTTCCCGCCTATGACGACGACACTCCGCCGCACATAATGGCCAGCGGTTCACCCCATGCAAGATACGCAATTCTCACGCGAAACCGCTCTGGGTGGAAAACCGAATTCATGACGGTAGAATATGATTGGAGTAGTGCCGCAGCCATGGCAAAGCAGAACGGCAGAGACGATTGGGCCCAATGGCTTACTACCGGGATAGCCTAATTCTTTCCAATTATCGCATTCTTTTCTGGACTTTTTTTAGATTTTTCTGAAAAATGCAGCCAAACTGTATGTTCTGACATATATGACTTAGACGAATCGTCTGTTGGAGTATCTTTCAATCAGCCTTGGTCTGGAACAATGAAGCTGCATTACGCTGCGAAATCACATTTTTTGCTCTTATTCACGGCTTTCTTTTTTGCCGTCATTTTCCTGTGCCCAAACACAGGTCTCACCGCTTCAGCCAAATCCTACTTTATCGTTGGCCACTCTGATTTCCATGCGTTGACCAAAAACAGTAAACGAGCCAAATATCGCTCCAACTGGGAAAAAGTTGAGAAGTCCTTTTCCCGCTGTCTCAAGGCGGACCCCAATGGCCCATATGCGCCAAAAGCGTTATATTACATTGGCCGGGTTCACGAAGAACTTGGCATACAAAGCGGTTTGAAATCCGATTTTCGGCGGGCCGTAGACTATTTTGGTCGGGTACTTGCTCGTTATCCTCGCCACGGATGGGCTGATGATTGCCTGTACCGAAGGGCCGGAGTTTATGCCAAACGGCTCAGGGAAACCACTAATGCCCGGCTGGATCTGGCAACCATCATTGTTGATTATCCGCGTTCGGATATGAAAAATAAAGCCAAGACCGCCCTCAAAAGGCTGGGCAAATACGACTGGGCTATCGCGAAAGTTTCAGGGGGGTCGGCCTCCGGGAACAAATCACTGAATGCTGTTGCCACAAAAGCGACAACAAAAAAGTCCACAACCAAAACTAAATCGACAAGCATTAAACCGAAAGACCCTTCCGGCATGGCTCATCTGGACGTGGTCCGATATACCTCCAGTAACGAATACACCCGCGTGGTTCTTGAACTCGATGATCAAGCCAAATATCGCTATCAGGTACTCCAGCCCAATGCGGCAGTAAATCGGCCGCACAGACTTTACGTCGATATCAGCAATTCTCGCCTGGGCCATGATGTCACGGCGTCCACGACGGTTTCCGACGGCATTCTGCGTTCCATCCGTACAGGACAATACAACAAAAACACCACCCGCGTCGTTCTCGATTTCCTGAATCTTCAGGAATACAAAGTTTTTCCGCTTCAAAATCCGTATCGAATTGTCATTGATGTCTACGCACCCGATGAAAAAACTCTTGCCGCGCGTAAAGCGGCAGCCAAGGCTGCTCCCAAAAAGACCACGGCAAATTCCAAATACCGCCCGCCTTACGGAAGTAAAAAAATGGCCGGAGACCTTCTCGAACAGCTCGGCCTGACCGTCAAGACGATCATGATCGATCCAGGGCATGGCGGCAAGGACCCCGGAGCCGTTTCCAATGGTCTGCGCGAAAAGGATATAAATCTCCGCTTTGCAAAGCTTCTCGGTAAAAAACTCAAGGCAAAAGGTTTCAATATTACGTACACCCGGACCACGGACGTGTTTATTGCTCTGGAAAAGAGAACAGCCATGGCCAACGTCAAAAAAGCCGACCTATTCCTATCCATTCACTGCAACGCTAACCGAAGTCGCAGTATTCATGGAATGGAAACATACAGCTTGAACCTTGCTAAATCCAAAGACGCTGTCCGTATTGCAGCTCGTGAAAACGCAGTGGACCCGCGCTCAATATCCGACCTCCAATTCATTCTGACCGACTTGATGGTCAACTCCAAAATCAAAGAATCACGGGACCTTGCTTCGGATGTTCAGTCAAGCACAATCAAACGGGTTCGCAAAAAATACTCCCTCAAAAACATGGGCACCCGCGAGGCTCCTTTCTACGTGTTGATGGGGGCAAAAATGCCTTCCGTGCTGGTCGAATTGGGATACATCACCAACAAGACAGAAGCCAAGCGACTCAAGTCCGACAGGTATCTTGACTATCTCGCAAACGGCATTGTTGAAGGAATTTTGGCCTACAAAAGTAAAATCGAACGTTACGCTTCATTATAATTTTTTATTGTATATGCTTAAAGAGGCTCCCGGCATAAACCGGGAGCCTCTTTTTAT
This genomic window contains:
- a CDS encoding NeuD/PglB/VioB family sugar acetyltransferase, giving the protein MKILIIGNGGHARMVASVLAAMEGVQPLGYVTKESKAGVLGPLDLPILGDDDCVSSVDHDGVIVAVGDNHIRQRLFDRLIADGENLVNAVHPSAIIAPDVILGGGCVVCPGVILNTGAVIGDNVILNTGCVVEHECLIDSHVHVAPGAKLAGGVVVNKKAFVGLGACIIQCLTIGTDSVVGAGAVVVEDVLSASTVMGIPAKSKKDV
- the aroE gene encoding shikimate dehydrogenase, which gives rise to MFKSYGIIGWPLGHTMSPTLHNWGFGELDVEASYAAWPVSPDDLSSFMGQIRTRPISGLSVTIPHKQTVMDHLDAISDRAAQVGAVNTLYWNDATLCGENTDVIGFIAPLRSLKQHPDSALVLGAGGAARAAIVGLKELGVQHIGVTNRTYDKTKKLAEEFKIKCIEWDTRTTTAWELVCNTTPLGMSGDLERLSPWPVDAFTPNMVAYDIVYNPLETRFLREANIAGCNTISGLEMFLHQGLAQFRLWTGLDMDETGARALLLNALKS
- a CDS encoding chemotaxis protein CheD, which produces MSTIIVGISDMRFSVDPEDMLVTYSLGSCIGVSAYDPKAHIGGLIHCLLPSPGEAPEGDRSNPFKFVTTGVPVMVRRLVEAGAKQSRLVFKGAGGANIRSQYHIPIGVENAEALRGVLTYNNARLAAEEFGGTIPRSMFLHMDTGRVVVRSKGIFRDLD
- a CDS encoding metallophosphoesterase family protein yields the protein MHKDSIAVLADIHGNSLALEAVLAHARAHGINHFCNLGDTFYGPLDPAGTWAILKSEDMPAILGNQDRILIEGGPDWEKVPTFRRTLKSIGKKGLEWLKTLPVTFHPEPDILLCHGTPKDDMTYLLEDVTTGLPAMRDHAKLREHLMPEANGCSLVLAGHSHHAGLIMCDDITIVNPGSVGLPAYDDDTPPHIMASGSPHARYAILTRNRSGWKTEFMTVEYDWSSAAAMAKQNGRDDWAQWLTTGIA
- a CDS encoding N-acetylmuramoyl-L-alanine amidase, with protein sequence MKLHYAAKSHFLLLFTAFFFAVIFLCPNTGLTASAKSYFIVGHSDFHALTKNSKRAKYRSNWEKVEKSFSRCLKADPNGPYAPKALYYIGRVHEELGIQSGLKSDFRRAVDYFGRVLARYPRHGWADDCLYRRAGVYAKRLRETTNARLDLATIIVDYPRSDMKNKAKTALKRLGKYDWAIAKVSGGSASGNKSLNAVATKATTKKSTTKTKSTSIKPKDPSGMAHLDVVRYTSSNEYTRVVLELDDQAKYRYQVLQPNAAVNRPHRLYVDISNSRLGHDVTASTTVSDGILRSIRTGQYNKNTTRVVLDFLNLQEYKVFPLQNPYRIVIDVYAPDEKTLAARKAAAKAAPKKTTANSKYRPPYGSKKMAGDLLEQLGLTVKTIMIDPGHGGKDPGAVSNGLREKDINLRFAKLLGKKLKAKGFNITYTRTTDVFIALEKRTAMANVKKADLFLSIHCNANRSRSIHGMETYSLNLAKSKDAVRIAARENAVDPRSISDLQFILTDLMVNSKIKESRDLASDVQSSTIKRVRKKYSLKNMGTREAPFYVLMGAKMPSVLVELGYITNKTEAKRLKSDRYLDYLANGIVEGILAYKSKIERYASL
- a CDS encoding ACP S-malonyltransferase; protein product: MTKIGVLFPGQGSQEKGMGRDVAESDNAALDLWKLAENESGLPLREIYWDGEAADMADTRALQPALTVVNLSLWLTVKNKLTPAATAGHSLGEFASLGAAGILSMQDCIKAVTLRGRLMAESGGAGHGMAAVVKLQQDIVEEIVDKAAKTTGKELRIANYNTPAQFVISGEKEALDAAEALVKEAKGRAIRLAVSGAFHSPLIQEAADEFSTFLGTLSWSAPAFPVHHNATALPQPDPEQILTTMQSQMTSSVLWIQTMQAMWVTGIREFVEVGPKGVLFKMLKANLGSMEEKWSGRNIGNLEQAEEL
- a CDS encoding peptidylprolyl isomerase, producing MNIARNILLSVVTSCMLLAAMAIFPSNAQAGPNPVVVMETSAGRIIVMLYPKDAPKTVANFLKYVDSGFYDKTVFHRVIRQRKPPAGSDDSSMNIVQGGGYTYQLKRKTTLPPIANEAATGLLNKKGTIAMARSDKPLSTTSEFFFNVEDNPILDYKQTAEQIGTGTYSGSTTMGYCAFGKVIRGMDVVNKILESQTARSGRMSDVPVKLTVINKVYQPQ